The genomic region CGCCGGTGCCGTTGCCGCGCGTGAAGTCGCCGCCCTGGCACATGAACTGCTGGATGATGCGGTGGAAGTGCGAGCCCTTGTAGTGCAGGGCCTTGCCGGACTTGCCGACGCCCTTCTCGCCGGTGCACAAGGCGCGGAAGTTCTCGGCGGTCTTGGGCACGCTGTCGGCGAACAGCTCGAAGACGACGCGGCCGGCGGCCTTGCCACCGATGGTGATGTCGAAATAGACGCGTG from Deltaproteobacteria bacterium harbors:
- a CDS encoding peptidylprolyl isomerase, with protein sequence MNPRVYFDITIGGKAAGRVVFELFADSVPKTAENFRALCTGEKGVGKSGKALHYKGSHFHRIIQQFMCQGGDFTRGNGTGGEAIYGEKFADENFQHKHTTPGLLSMANAGPNTNGSCPESEVPELVGR